A genomic window from Exiguobacterium acetylicum DSM 20416 includes:
- the mutS gene encoding DNA mismatch repair protein MutS, with protein MEAVHNTPMMKQYFSIKADYPDAFLFYRLGDFYELFFEDAKKVAHELELTLTAKNGKNAEHPIPMCGVPHHAANGYIEQLIERGYKVALCDQVEDPKLTKGLVKREVIQVITPGTLMSALTEKENRYLVAVVEQDGRFGIARGDVSTGESALTSVATLDGVVKELSIILPREIIVTTEEHETALAHLRIPLTRSSRRESHPHGDRAIDAAQAEAFAVLYAYMHDTQKRALTHLQPAVVYKANDFMQLEPNTVKNLELVRSARTGDKKGSLLGLLDVTGTAMGGRMLKRWLEKPLLSERVITERLDAVEELLQHYFERQQLKDTLREVYDLERLVAKVGYGTASARDLVQLKSTLRLIPRIQSALEEMMSERLGQLSLGLDPHDELSDLLDRAFVEAPPISTKEGGMIKAGYSADLDELLVASKDGKTWLATLEASERAATGIKTLKIGYNRVFGYYIEVSRANAKLLPEGRYERKQTLANAERYITPELKEKEALILGAEEKSVTLEYDLFCGVRDEVKGHIESLQRVSRRIAELDVLVALAEIAETHDYVRPITTTGRTVDIQQGRHPVIETVLPRGEYVANGITLNEGREMLLITGPNMSGKSTYMRQFALIALLHQIGSFVPAAQAELPIFDQIFTRIGAADDLVSGQSTFMVEMVETQEALTRATDRSLILLDEIGRGTSTYDGMALAQAIVEYIARRVGAKTLFSTHYHELTVLEESIDRLANVHVRAVEQDGRVVFLHEVRDGKADQSYGIHVARLADLPDSLIERAQVLLSEFEQAEPVPVAVPVKAPVQEEPIDQLSLFSDADPLRETMASLDLINMTPLEALNTLYRLQAEARK; from the coding sequence ATGGAAGCAGTACACAACACTCCGATGATGAAACAATACTTCTCGATCAAGGCGGATTATCCGGATGCCTTTTTGTTTTATCGGCTCGGTGATTTTTACGAATTATTCTTTGAGGATGCCAAAAAGGTCGCCCATGAACTGGAGTTAACGCTGACGGCGAAAAATGGAAAGAACGCGGAACATCCGATTCCGATGTGTGGCGTGCCTCATCACGCAGCGAACGGCTACATCGAACAGTTGATCGAGCGTGGTTATAAAGTGGCACTTTGTGATCAAGTCGAGGATCCGAAGTTGACGAAAGGACTCGTCAAACGCGAAGTCATCCAAGTCATCACACCGGGAACGTTGATGTCCGCGTTGACGGAAAAAGAGAATCGGTACTTAGTCGCGGTCGTCGAACAGGACGGTCGTTTTGGGATTGCTCGCGGTGATGTCTCAACAGGTGAGAGTGCCTTGACAAGTGTTGCGACACTCGACGGTGTAGTCAAAGAACTGAGCATCATTTTGCCACGGGAAATCATCGTCACGACAGAGGAACACGAGACGGCGCTCGCGCACTTACGGATTCCACTGACGCGTAGTTCTCGGCGCGAATCGCATCCGCACGGGGATCGTGCGATTGATGCAGCCCAAGCGGAAGCCTTTGCGGTGCTCTATGCCTACATGCACGATACACAAAAAAGAGCGTTGACACATCTACAACCCGCTGTCGTCTATAAAGCGAATGACTTCATGCAACTCGAGCCAAATACGGTCAAGAATCTCGAACTAGTCCGCTCGGCACGGACAGGAGACAAAAAAGGTTCGTTGCTTGGTTTACTTGACGTGACAGGTACAGCGATGGGCGGACGGATGTTGAAACGCTGGCTTGAAAAACCGTTGTTATCGGAACGCGTGATCACCGAGCGGCTCGACGCTGTCGAGGAATTGTTGCAACACTACTTCGAACGTCAGCAATTAAAAGATACGTTACGCGAAGTCTATGATCTCGAGAGACTCGTCGCAAAAGTCGGTTACGGTACGGCTTCAGCGCGCGACCTCGTTCAATTGAAGTCGACGTTACGGCTGATTCCCCGCATTCAATCAGCGCTCGAGGAGATGATGAGCGAACGTCTTGGTCAGCTCAGTCTCGGACTCGATCCGCACGACGAATTGAGCGATTTGCTCGATCGTGCTTTCGTTGAAGCACCACCAATCTCAACGAAAGAGGGCGGAATGATTAAGGCTGGTTATTCAGCAGATCTCGACGAGTTACTCGTCGCCTCAAAAGACGGAAAGACATGGCTTGCGACACTTGAAGCCAGTGAACGGGCAGCAACCGGAATCAAGACGTTGAAGATCGGCTACAATCGCGTCTTCGGTTATTACATCGAGGTCTCACGAGCCAATGCCAAGCTGTTGCCAGAAGGACGGTATGAACGGAAGCAGACACTCGCCAATGCCGAACGGTATATCACACCGGAATTAAAAGAAAAAGAAGCGCTGATCCTAGGGGCGGAAGAGAAGAGTGTCACACTCGAGTACGATCTCTTCTGTGGAGTGCGCGATGAAGTCAAAGGACATATCGAAAGCTTGCAACGGGTCAGTCGCCGGATCGCGGAACTCGACGTCCTCGTCGCACTAGCTGAGATTGCTGAAACGCACGACTATGTCCGACCAATCACGACGACGGGACGAACAGTTGATATTCAGCAAGGACGTCACCCGGTCATCGAGACAGTCTTACCGCGCGGTGAATACGTCGCGAACGGGATTACCTTAAACGAAGGACGCGAGATGCTGTTGATCACTGGACCGAACATGTCCGGTAAATCGACCTATATGCGACAGTTCGCCTTGATTGCTTTATTGCATCAAATTGGCTCGTTCGTACCAGCTGCTCAAGCGGAACTGCCGATCTTCGATCAAATCTTCACCCGGATCGGGGCAGCAGACGACCTCGTCAGTGGACAGTCGACATTCATGGTCGAGATGGTCGAGACACAAGAAGCCTTGACGCGTGCAACGGACCGGTCTTTGATCCTGCTAGATGAAATTGGTCGTGGGACCTCGACGTACGACGGGATGGCACTCGCACAAGCAATCGTTGAATACATCGCCCGGCGCGTTGGAGCGAAGACGCTATTTTCGACCCATTATCATGAACTGACGGTGCTCGAAGAATCGATTGATCGATTAGCGAACGTTCACGTCCGTGCCGTTGAACAAGATGGGCGTGTCGTCTTCTTGCATGAAGTACGCGACGGAAAAGCCGACCAATCGTACGGAATCCATGTCGCGCGGTTAGCTGATTTACCAGATAGTCTGATCGAACGGGCGCAAGTCCTCTTGTCCGAGTTCGAGCAGGCTGAGCCTGTTCCGGTCGCAGTACCTGTAAAAGCTCCTGTTCAGGAGGAGCCGATTGATCAACTCAGTCTGTTCTCAGATGCGGATCCTCTGCGAGAGACGATGGCGAGTCTTGATTTGATCAATATGACGCCGCTCGAGGCATTGAATACGCTGTATCGTCTACAAGCCGAAGCGAGAAAGTGA
- a CDS encoding CidA/LrgA family protein gives MLSRIMRIIQIIAQIALIFCFSLSGDWVSETFQLPLPGNIIGLILLYVTLKSRLLPLVAVERGGTFLLFVMPLFFVPALSGIMDYTAFLRTSGLQVLLIVVVSSLLTLVGSAYIVDRLAHRKEAVTPHE, from the coding sequence ATGTTGTCACGCATCATGCGTATCATTCAAATCATTGCTCAAATCGCACTTATTTTTTGTTTTTCACTCAGTGGGGACTGGGTGAGCGAAACTTTCCAGTTACCCTTACCCGGTAACATCATCGGCTTGATTCTTCTGTACGTGACGTTAAAAAGTCGACTGCTTCCTCTCGTCGCTGTCGAACGGGGCGGAACCTTTCTGCTGTTCGTCATGCCGTTATTCTTTGTTCCGGCACTGTCTGGAATCATGGATTATACAGCATTCCTTCGAACATCTGGTCTTCAAGTCCTATTAATCGTCGTCGTCAGCAGCCTCCTGACGTTAGTCGGCTCAGCGTATATCGTCGACCGCTTAGCACACCGGAAAGAGGCGGTGACACCACATGAGTGA